In the genome of Falsibacillus albus, one region contains:
- the dnaN gene encoding DNA polymerase III subunit beta: MKFIIQRDRLVESVQDVLKAVTSRTTIPILTGIKVVATNEGVTLTGSDSDISIESFIPKEEEGDEIVEIKQTGGIVLQAKFFSEIVKKLPKDVVEIEVINHFQTVIRSGKAEFNLNGLDPEEYPHLPQISEENIFKVPTDLLKTLIRQTVFAVSTSETRPILTGVNWKVENGKLSCIATDSHRLAMRSAVIETENEAHYNVVIPGKSLNELSKILDDTNEAVEIVITDNQVLFKAKHLLFFSRLLEGNYPDTSRLIPNESKTELVLNSKEFLQAIDRASLLAREGRNNVVKFSTLEAGVVEISSNSPEIGKVIEEVQSQSINGEDLKISFSAKYMMDALKALEGTEIRIDFTGAMRPFIIRPVHDDSILQLILPVRTY, encoded by the coding sequence ATGAAATTTATCATTCAAAGAGATCGGTTGGTAGAAAGTGTCCAAGATGTTTTAAAAGCTGTCACTTCCAGAACAACGATTCCCATTTTGACAGGAATCAAAGTCGTCGCTACAAATGAAGGTGTCACTTTGACAGGAAGCGACTCAGATATTTCCATTGAATCTTTCATTCCGAAAGAGGAAGAAGGAGATGAAATTGTTGAAATCAAACAAACTGGCGGAATCGTTTTGCAAGCGAAATTCTTTAGTGAAATCGTAAAGAAGCTGCCAAAGGATGTAGTTGAAATCGAAGTGATCAATCATTTTCAAACTGTGATTCGATCAGGGAAAGCAGAATTTAATTTAAATGGTTTAGATCCTGAAGAATATCCACACCTTCCGCAAATCTCGGAAGAAAATATTTTCAAAGTCCCTACAGATCTTTTGAAAACATTGATTCGTCAAACCGTTTTTGCAGTGTCCACCTCAGAAACACGCCCAATCTTGACAGGTGTAAACTGGAAGGTTGAAAATGGCAAACTTTCCTGTATTGCAACAGACAGCCACCGTCTGGCAATGAGGAGTGCGGTCATCGAAACAGAAAACGAAGCACACTATAATGTGGTAATCCCAGGGAAAAGCTTAAATGAATTAAGTAAAATCCTTGATGATACAAATGAAGCGGTTGAAATTGTCATCACTGACAATCAAGTTCTCTTTAAAGCAAAACATCTGCTATTCTTCTCCAGATTGCTGGAAGGAAACTATCCCGATACGAGCCGCTTGATCCCGAATGAAAGCAAGACTGAATTGGTGCTTAACTCGAAGGAATTCTTGCAGGCAATCGATCGTGCCTCATTGCTTGCGCGTGAAGGAAGAAACAATGTCGTAAAATTCAGCACGCTGGAAGCGGGAGTCGTGGAGATTTCCTCTAATTCCCCAGAAATCGGAAAGGTAATAGAAGAGGTTCAAAGCCAATCCATCAATGGCGAAGATTTGAAGATTTCATTCAGTGCAAAATATATGATGGATGCTTTAAAGGCATTGGAAGGCACTGAAATCAGAATCGATTTCACAGGTGCGATGAGACCATTCATCATCCGTCCTGTACATGATGACTCCATCTTGCAGCTAATCTTACCTGTAAGGACTTACTAG
- the yaaA gene encoding S4 domain-containing protein YaaA, with translation MKQNVKIETEIITLGQFLKLAEIIQSGGMAKWFLSEYEVFINGEQDQRRGRKLKVGDEVYIPDAGTFVITE, from the coding sequence GTGAAACAGAACGTAAAGATCGAAACGGAAATCATTACGCTCGGCCAATTCCTTAAACTGGCGGAAATCATTCAATCAGGCGGAATGGCAAAGTGGTTCTTGAGTGAATATGAAGTGTTTATTAACGGCGAACAGGATCAGCGAAGAGGAAGAAAACTAAAGGTCGGGGACGAAGTATACATTCCCGATGCCGGAACGTTTGTAATCACTGAGTAA
- the dnaA gene encoding chromosomal replication initiator protein DnaA — protein sequence MENIADLWNKALADIEKKISKPSFDTWLKSTKAHSLQGDSLVITAPNEFARDWLEGRYSQLIAGVLYDITGEELEIKFIIPQNQDEEEFDIPLPPKKVKKDEDQADLPLNMLNPKYTFDTFVIGSGNRFAHAASLAVAEAPAKAYNPLFIYGGVGLGKTHLMHAIGHYVVEHNPSAKVVYLSSEKFTNEFINSIRDNKAVDFRNKYRNVDVLLIDDIQFLAGKEQTQEEFFHTFNTLHEESKQIVISSDRPPKEIPTLEDRLRSRFEWGLITDITPPDLETRIAILRKKAKAEGLDIPNEVMLYIANQIDTNIRELEGALIRVVAYSSLINKDINADLAAEALKDIIPSAKPRVITIHDIQKIVGEQYSVRLEDFKAKKRTKSVAFPRQIAMYLSRELTDFSLPKIGEEFGGRDHTTVIHAHEKISKLIQSDSQMEKRIKELQELLKS from the coding sequence TTGGAGAATATTGCGGATCTTTGGAACAAAGCGCTGGCAGACATAGAGAAAAAAATCAGCAAACCAAGTTTTGATACATGGCTGAAATCGACAAAGGCTCATTCACTCCAGGGTGATTCCTTAGTGATTACAGCGCCAAACGAGTTTGCAAGAGATTGGCTGGAAGGGCGCTATTCGCAATTGATTGCCGGTGTTCTTTACGACATTACCGGAGAGGAACTGGAGATAAAATTCATTATTCCTCAAAATCAGGATGAAGAAGAATTTGATATTCCATTGCCTCCAAAAAAGGTGAAAAAAGATGAAGACCAAGCTGATTTGCCTCTGAACATGCTCAATCCGAAATATACGTTTGACACCTTTGTCATCGGTTCCGGAAACCGTTTTGCCCATGCAGCCTCGCTGGCTGTAGCTGAAGCGCCTGCAAAAGCCTATAATCCACTATTCATTTATGGGGGAGTAGGACTGGGAAAAACCCACTTGATGCATGCCATCGGACATTACGTCGTTGAACATAACCCGTCGGCTAAAGTGGTTTACCTTTCATCAGAGAAATTCACAAATGAATTCATTAACTCGATCCGAGATAACAAAGCGGTTGATTTTCGCAATAAATATCGGAATGTTGATGTGCTGCTTATAGACGATATTCAATTCTTGGCTGGAAAAGAACAGACCCAGGAAGAATTTTTCCATACATTTAATACATTGCATGAAGAAAGTAAGCAAATTGTCATTTCAAGTGACCGGCCGCCTAAAGAAATCCCCACGCTGGAGGACCGTCTGCGTTCACGTTTTGAATGGGGCTTGATTACAGACATAACGCCGCCGGATTTAGAGACCCGGATCGCGATTTTGCGTAAAAAAGCAAAAGCTGAAGGACTGGATATCCCGAATGAAGTAATGCTGTATATAGCTAACCAAATCGATACGAATATTCGAGAACTTGAAGGTGCACTTATACGTGTTGTTGCTTATTCATCCTTAATTAATAAAGATATCAATGCCGATTTGGCAGCAGAAGCTCTTAAGGATATCATTCCAAGCGCAAAGCCAAGGGTAATCACGATCCACGATATTCAAAAGATTGTTGGAGAACAATATAGCGTGAGGCTGGAAGATTTCAAGGCAAAGAAACGAACAAAATCAGTTGCTTTTCCAAGGCAAATTGCCATGTATCTTTCTCGTGAACTGACCGATTTTTCTTTGCCCAAGATCGGTGAAGAATTTGGTGGGCGCGACCATACGACTGTTATTCATGCACATGAAAAGATATCGAAATTGATTCAATCAGATTCCCAAATGGAAAAGAGAATTAAAGAATTGCAGGAACTTCTGAAAAGTTAA